The Arcobacter sp. LA11 genome segment GAATTAGAAAATAGTAAATATCAATATTTATTTAGTTTGAGATTTCTACCTATTTTCCCATTTTTCTTAGTAAACTTTTTATGTGGAGTTACAAAAGTTGATTTAAAAACATTTATCATCACAACTTCACTTGGAATTATTCCTGGTTCATTTGTTTATACATATGCTGGAAGTCAGTTAGCAAATATTAATTCTTTGGGGGATATTTTTACTAAAGATATTTTGTTTGCATTCATACTTTTAGGACTTTTAACATTAGTACCAGTTATTGTAAAAAAATTTAAAAATAGAAGAAAGGAAATAAGTAATGAAGATATTGTTACTTGAAGATGATCCAGCTTTAAATGACTTGTTGGATGATCACTTAACTGACAAAGGATATAAAGTTACTTTAGCAACTAATGGACAAGATGCTTTAGAATATTTAATTGATGAAGTTTTTGATTTAGCGTTATTAGATATTAATACACCTATTATGACTGGAATTGAAGTTTTAAAAACTATACGAGAAGATTATAAGAATCAAACTCCAGCAATTGTATTAACAGCTTATCAAGATACAAAACATTTAAAAGAATCTTTTGAAAGTGGAGTTGATGATTATATTAAAAAACCTTTTGATTTAGAAGAATTAGATCAAAGAATTATGAAATTATGTAAACATTTTTTAATTGAACAATCAGATGATGTTGAGATAGGTGAAAATATAAAATTTATCCCTGAATCTTGCCAATTAGTAGTTGATAATGAGACTAAACATTTAGCTCAAAAAGAGAGAGATATTTTAAAATATTTTTGTAAACATAAAAGTAGAGTTGTATCTAGTGACGAATTATTACAAAATATCTGGGCATACGAAGAGATGCCAACTGATGCAACAATTAGAGTTTATATTAAAAATTTAAGAGAACTTCTTGGAAAAGATAGAATCCAAACAATTAGAGGTATAGGATATAAGTTTGAATAAAAGTGAAAGAAAAGCCTTAGTAAGTTTTTTATCAATTTATATAGGCTCTGCATTATTACTTATTGGTATTTTATTATATTTCTATTATCAAGATGAAGTAGAAAGTTTAGAAAATACATGTAATATGACCCTTGGTAATGCTTCAAT includes the following:
- a CDS encoding response regulator transcription factor is translated as MKILLLEDDPALNDLLDDHLTDKGYKVTLATNGQDALEYLIDEVFDLALLDINTPIMTGIEVLKTIREDYKNQTPAIVLTAYQDTKHLKESFESGVDDYIKKPFDLEELDQRIMKLCKHFLIEQSDDVEIGENIKFIPESCQLVVDNETKHLAQKERDILKYFCKHKSRVVSSDELLQNIWAYEEMPTDATIRVYIKNLRELLGKDRIQTIRGIGYKFE